A genomic window from Brassica oleracea var. oleracea cultivar TO1000 chromosome C8, BOL, whole genome shotgun sequence includes:
- the LOC106311655 gene encoding probable carbohydrate esterase At4g34215: protein MNKMIFFLFIMMFGLSSLQIQSQTIPRNISIFILAGQSNMAGRGGVYNDTAKNITVWDGVIPRECRSNPSILRLTAKLEWEEANEPLHADIDVNKTNGVGPGMPFANRVVNRFGYVGLVPCSIGGTKLSQWQKGEFLYEETVRRAKAAMVASGGGSYEAVLWYQGESDTVDMVDASVYKNRLVQFFSDLRNDLQHPNLPIIQVALATGAGPYLDAVRKAQLETGLENVHCVDAKGLPLEPDGLHLTTSSQVRLGQMMVDAFLAIPNSAELHPGFSVLVLFCLFFL from the exons ATGAACAAGATGATCTTCTTCCTCTTCATCATGATGTTTGGTCTATCTTCATTGCAAATCCAATCTCAAACCATCCCAAGAAACATCAGCATTTTCATATTAGCCGGTCAAAGCAACATGGCGGGTCGGGGCGGCGTTTATAACGACACCGCCAAGAACATCACCGTGTGGGACGGCGTTATTCCACGGGAATGTAGATCAAACCCTTCGATCCTCCGTCTCACAGCCAAACTCGAGTGGGAGGAAGCTAACGAGCCACTCCACGCTGATATAGACGTTAACAAGACTAATGGTGTTGGACCGGGGATGCCATTTGCTAACCGGGTGGTTAACCGTTTTGGTTATGTTGGTTTGGTTCCGTGCTCTATTGGTGGGACTAAACTAAGTCAATGGCAAAAGGGTGAGTTCTTGTACGAGGAAACGGTGAGGAGAGCTAAAGCTGCGATGGTGGCTAGTGGAGGTGGCTCGTACGAGGCCGTTTTGTGGTATCAGGGTGAGTCGGATACGGTGGATATGGTGGATGCTTCAGTATATAAAAACAGACTAGTCCAGTTTTTTAGTGATCTACGAAATGATTTACAACATCCAAATCTTCCTATTATCCAG GTGGCTCTTGCTACAGGCGCAGGACCATATCTTGACGCGGTAAGGAAAGCACAACTGGAGACGGGTCTTGAGAACGTGCATTGTGTTGACGCAAAGGGCCTACCTCTTGAACCGGACGGCTTGCATCTGACCACGTCTTCTCAGGTCCGGCTAGGACAGATGATGGTCGATGCGTTTTTGGCCATTCCCAATTCAGCCGAATTACACCCTGGCTTCTCTGTCCTTGTTCTGTTTTGTCTATTCTTTTTATAG